A stretch of Saccharothrix texasensis DNA encodes these proteins:
- a CDS encoding DUF5691 domain-containing protein: MTLQADWDEAVQAALIGAHRAGTTPTALLDRVAALGVAAHGAQLPPPVDTPPLPAAPASDDVRAHPPARSVLVQILALDDQVLLTEWCGMAKAARVVADHRELPALLGLGTAHPGLRPAVSAVLGARGRWLAGIRPAWAWAATGVVAEEIDLGQALDLPGTSRLAALRRARNQDPAGTRAFLAAQFEVQRRATDRQVLVSALEANLGPDDEPLLERALDDRAIGVHDEALRLLRTLPTSHLAERAAERLHRGLWLTADGFDVQTEELWAETAPEPEEARDLLKDGSEVGVAGRLRGAAASVPPQHWTGRLDTDDEGAAAELARGPWASALLRGVAQNLRLADDARPWAVAATRSLTGMEQLEMLGGLPAELAARTVVEVSRQWNYDLLDHACSQLPAPWGARATADLLDRYAGMRDPRWRAGRPPAVLLARGDAEVLGANWARITERWPEHTVELDVLRLRMQLREAFNHREESQ; encoded by the coding sequence ATGACCCTCCAAGCCGACTGGGACGAGGCCGTCCAAGCGGCCCTGATCGGCGCGCACCGCGCGGGCACCACGCCGACCGCCCTGCTGGACCGCGTCGCCGCCCTGGGCGTGGCCGCGCACGGCGCACAGCTCCCGCCGCCCGTCGACACCCCGCCGCTCCCCGCCGCCCCCGCCTCCGACGACGTGCGCGCCCACCCGCCGGCCAGGTCCGTGCTGGTCCAGATCCTGGCCCTGGACGACCAGGTGCTGCTGACGGAGTGGTGCGGCATGGCCAAGGCGGCCCGCGTCGTCGCCGACCACCGCGAGCTGCCCGCGCTGCTGGGACTGGGCACCGCGCACCCCGGCCTGCGCCCCGCCGTGTCCGCCGTCCTCGGCGCCCGCGGCCGGTGGCTGGCGGGCATCCGCCCGGCCTGGGCCTGGGCCGCGACCGGCGTGGTCGCGGAGGAGATCGACCTCGGCCAGGCCCTCGACCTGCCCGGCACGTCCCGCCTCGCCGCCCTGCGCCGCGCGCGCAACCAGGATCCGGCGGGGACGCGCGCGTTCCTGGCCGCGCAGTTCGAGGTCCAGCGCCGCGCCACCGACCGCCAGGTGCTGGTCAGCGCCCTGGAGGCGAACCTCGGCCCGGACGACGAACCGCTCCTCGAACGCGCGCTGGACGACCGCGCGATCGGCGTGCACGACGAAGCGCTGCGGCTGCTGCGCACCCTGCCCACGTCCCACCTGGCCGAACGCGCCGCCGAACGCCTGCACCGCGGCCTGTGGCTGACCGCGGACGGGTTCGACGTGCAGACCGAGGAGCTGTGGGCCGAGACCGCGCCCGAGCCGGAAGAGGCCCGTGACCTGCTGAAAGATGGTTCCGAGGTGGGTGTCGCGGGTCGGTTGCGGGGTGCGGCGGCGAGCGTGCCGCCGCAGCACTGGACCGGTCGGCTGGACACCGACGACGAGGGCGCCGCCGCCGAACTCGCGCGCGGGCCGTGGGCGAGCGCGCTGCTGCGAGGCGTGGCGCAGAACCTGAGGCTGGCCGACGACGCCCGGCCGTGGGCCGTCGCGGCGACCCGGTCGCTGACCGGCATGGAGCAGTTGGAGATGCTCGGCGGCCTGCCCGCCGAGCTGGCCGCGCGCACCGTGGTCGAGGTGTCGCGCCAGTGGAACTACGACCTGCTGGACCACGCGTGCTCGCAGTTGCCCGCGCCGTGGGGCGCGCGGGCCACCGCGGACCTGCTCGACCGCTACGCCGGGATGCGCGACCCGAGGTGGCGCGCCGGCCGGCCGCCCGCGGTGCTGCTGGCCAGGGGTGACGCCGAGGTCCTCGGCGCGAACTGGGCCCGCATCACCGAGCGCTGGCCCGAGCACACCGTCGAACTCGACGTCCTGCGCCTGCGCATGCAGCTGCGCGAGGCGTTCAACCACCGGGAGGAAAGCCAGTGA
- a CDS encoding homogentisate 1,2-dioxygenase: MAYYRQVGEIPRKRHTQFRTPEGGLYAEELMGVEGFSADSALLYHRHLPTAIVDAVTVEETRGALTPNLPLKPRHFKTPALTWDSSDVDAVTGRRTLFGNADVVIGFVTATAPSPLYRNAAGDELLYVRSGEGVVETIYGALPVAEGDYVVLPTSCTYRVVPSGPMDILVLEATGHIGPPKRYLSAKGQFLEHSPYCERDVRGPAEPLLVDGEDVDVLVRHRAGLTRFTYANHPFDVVGWDGCLYPWVFNIRDFEPITGRVHQPPPVHQTFEGPNFVVCSFMPRKVDYHPLAIPVPYNHANVDSDELMFYVGGNYEARKGSGIGIGSLSLHPAGCTHGPQPGAVEASLGVDYFDETAVMVDTFRPLDLGEAAVASEDPKYAWSWARRGPDLD; encoded by the coding sequence ATGGCGTACTACCGCCAGGTGGGTGAGATCCCCCGAAAGCGCCACACGCAGTTCCGCACACCGGAGGGCGGGCTGTACGCGGAAGAGCTCATGGGGGTCGAGGGCTTCTCGGCCGACTCGGCGCTGCTCTACCACCGCCACCTGCCGACCGCGATCGTCGACGCGGTCACCGTCGAAGAGACGCGCGGCGCGTTGACGCCGAACCTCCCGCTCAAGCCGCGGCACTTCAAGACACCGGCGTTGACCTGGGACTCCTCCGACGTCGACGCGGTCACCGGCCGGCGCACGCTGTTCGGCAACGCCGACGTGGTGATCGGTTTCGTGACCGCCACCGCGCCCAGCCCGCTGTACCGCAACGCGGCCGGCGACGAGCTGCTGTACGTGCGGTCCGGCGAGGGCGTGGTGGAGACGATCTACGGCGCGCTGCCGGTCGCCGAGGGCGACTACGTGGTGCTGCCGACGTCGTGCACGTACCGCGTGGTGCCGTCCGGACCCATGGACATCCTGGTGCTGGAGGCCACCGGACACATCGGACCGCCGAAGCGGTACCTGTCGGCCAAGGGCCAGTTCCTGGAGCACTCGCCGTACTGCGAGCGCGACGTCCGCGGGCCGGCGGAGCCGTTGCTGGTGGACGGCGAGGACGTGGACGTGCTCGTGCGGCACCGCGCGGGGCTCACCCGCTTCACCTACGCCAACCACCCGTTCGACGTGGTCGGCTGGGACGGCTGCCTGTACCCGTGGGTGTTCAACATCCGCGACTTCGAGCCGATCACGGGCCGCGTGCACCAGCCGCCGCCGGTGCACCAGACGTTCGAGGGGCCGAACTTCGTGGTGTGCTCGTTCATGCCGCGCAAGGTCGACTACCACCCGTTGGCCATCCCGGTGCCCTACAACCACGCCAACGTCGACTCGGACGAGCTGATGTTCTACGTCGGCGGGAACTACGAGGCGCGCAAGGGCTCCGGCATCGGCATCGGGTCGCTGTCGCTGCACCCGGCGGGCTGCACGCACGGCCCGCAGCCGGGCGCGGTCGAGGCGTCGCTCGGCGTGGACTACTTCGACGAGACCGCGGTCATGGTCGACACCTTCCGGCCGCTGGACCTCGGCGAGGCCGCGGTGGCCTCCGAGGACCCGAAGTACGCCTGGTCGTGGGCCCGCCGGGGTCCTGACCTGGATTGA
- a CDS encoding RCC1 domain-containing protein: MKRLVPLVVGVLAVLGAQPAAAQPVTARPDPVALVDGRRADAGLTFVPVNPLRVLDTRDGTGAGGVPGAVGAGVVLDLAPHVPASATAVVFNLTGTEPTRDTHVGVTSAWANSYLNLQAGETRANLVTVALPEGGRQLHLTNKAGRVHLVADLAGYYTTDEAARFTTTEPTRVLDTRAGAPVGPRSTREVDLSGVVPASATSVTFTLTATEPTAATHVIAHPSGAVRPTASNLNLVAGQTSPNLVTVALGANRRIALYNNAGSTHLVVDVAGYYAGDRGHRFFPVTARALDTREAGGPVGPGLTRDVDLAGRIPTTATAVSLNLTGTNVTADSYVSAYRAGTPRPGTSNLNLPAGRDTANAAVVALGDDARMTLYNNAGSADLVVDVAGFFATPPACAADCLHTWGGDLGHGSTPSPHPWLSGVTDVAAGDFTAYALKSDGTVWSWGANNAGELGAGAVGGRSAVPLRVRGLTGVTAVAAGGSTGYALKSDGTVWGWGSNQDRQLGPDVVGDSAVPVRVGGLTDVTAVAGDRVTAYALKSDGTVWGWGNSVHGPPYGLCPTESDCLPGRPRRIALPRPTAPGSPRSRPPGRPRGTRCARTARCGRGARTGGVRPGRARRWAMTCRPRRSSG; this comes from the coding sequence ATGAAGCGGCTCGTTCCGCTGGTCGTCGGCGTGCTCGCCGTGCTGGGAGCGCAACCCGCCGCGGCGCAACCCGTCACGGCGCGGCCCGATCCGGTCGCGCTCGTGGACGGGCGGCGGGCCGACGCCGGTCTCACGTTCGTCCCGGTGAACCCGCTGAGGGTGCTGGACACGCGTGACGGCACCGGAGCCGGTGGCGTGCCCGGCGCGGTCGGCGCCGGCGTGGTCCTGGACCTGGCCCCGCACGTGCCCGCCTCCGCGACCGCCGTGGTGTTCAACCTCACCGGCACCGAGCCGACGCGGGACACGCACGTCGGCGTCACGTCCGCGTGGGCGAACTCGTACCTCAACCTCCAGGCGGGCGAGACGAGGGCGAACCTGGTCACGGTGGCGCTCCCGGAGGGCGGCCGGCAGCTGCACCTGACCAACAAAGCAGGCCGGGTGCACCTGGTCGCGGACCTGGCCGGGTACTACACCACCGACGAGGCGGCTCGGTTCACCACGACGGAGCCGACCCGGGTGCTCGACACCCGCGCGGGCGCGCCCGTCGGACCGCGCTCGACGCGCGAGGTGGACCTGTCCGGCGTGGTGCCCGCCTCGGCCACCTCGGTGACCTTCACCCTGACCGCGACCGAGCCGACCGCCGCGACCCACGTGATCGCGCACCCGTCCGGCGCGGTCCGGCCCACCGCGTCGAACCTCAACCTGGTGGCCGGCCAGACCAGCCCCAACCTGGTGACCGTCGCCCTCGGCGCGAACCGCCGGATCGCGCTGTACAACAACGCCGGCAGCACGCACCTGGTCGTGGACGTGGCCGGGTACTACGCCGGCGACCGCGGCCACCGGTTCTTCCCGGTGACCGCGCGCGCCCTCGACACGCGCGAGGCGGGCGGGCCGGTCGGGCCGGGCCTGACCCGCGACGTCGACCTCGCCGGCCGGATCCCCACCACCGCGACGGCGGTGTCGCTCAACCTGACCGGCACGAACGTCACCGCCGACTCGTACGTGTCGGCCTACCGGGCGGGCACGCCGCGGCCGGGGACGTCGAACCTGAACCTGCCCGCCGGCCGGGACACGGCGAACGCCGCCGTGGTGGCGCTCGGCGATGACGCGCGGATGACGCTGTACAACAACGCGGGTTCCGCGGACCTGGTCGTGGACGTCGCCGGCTTCTTCGCCACCCCGCCCGCGTGCGCCGCCGACTGCCTGCACACCTGGGGCGGCGACCTGGGCCACGGCTCGACGCCGAGCCCTCACCCCTGGTTGTCCGGGGTCACCGACGTGGCCGCCGGCGACTTCACCGCCTACGCGCTGAAGTCCGACGGCACGGTGTGGTCGTGGGGCGCCAACAACGCGGGCGAGCTCGGCGCCGGCGCCGTGGGTGGCCGTTCCGCGGTGCCGCTGCGGGTCCGCGGGCTGACCGGCGTGACGGCGGTGGCCGCCGGCGGCTCCACCGGGTACGCGCTCAAGTCCGACGGCACGGTGTGGGGCTGGGGGTCGAACCAGGACCGGCAGCTCGGCCCGGACGTCGTCGGCGACTCGGCCGTCCCGGTGCGGGTGGGCGGCCTCACCGACGTGACCGCCGTCGCCGGGGACCGCGTCACGGCGTACGCGCTGAAGTCCGACGGCACCGTGTGGGGCTGGGGCAACTCCGTGCACGGCCCGCCCTACGGCCTGTGCCCCACCGAGTCCGACTGCCTGCCGGGCCGGCCGAGGCGGATCGCGCTGCCGCGGCCGACGGCACCCGGTTCACCGCGATCGCGACCACCGGGTCGGCCACGGGGTACGCGCTGCGCTCGGACGGCACGGTGTGGGCGTGGGGCCAGAACCGGCGGGGTGAGACCGGGACGGGCTCGCCGCTGGGCGATGACGTGTCGCCCGCGCAGGTCGTCGGGCTGA
- a CDS encoding IclR family transcriptional regulator produces the protein MVRPDPRGRLPAPASKESSLTLERGLALLQAVADAESEAPSISELAAAIGASRAAVYRLLVPLQSRGLVRREGSKVRLGLGVLRLASNVLPQLRLAAQPALRTLAETVGATSHLTVADGSEAQAVAVVEPSWTAYHVAYRVGSRHPVHRGAAGKAIGLSPEGRQWVNSTGELQPGAFGVAAPVRGVPGLRASVGVVALEKLDGDVVGPHVVRAAQEVADALR, from the coding sequence GTGGTCAGACCCGATCCGCGCGGCCGGCTGCCGGCGCCCGCGTCGAAGGAGAGCTCGCTGACCCTGGAGCGGGGCCTGGCCCTGCTCCAGGCGGTGGCCGACGCCGAGTCGGAGGCGCCGTCGATCAGCGAGCTGGCGGCGGCCATCGGCGCGTCGCGGGCGGCGGTGTACCGGCTGCTGGTGCCGTTGCAGTCGCGGGGGCTGGTGCGGCGCGAGGGGTCGAAGGTGCGGCTCGGGCTGGGCGTGCTGCGGCTGGCGTCGAACGTGCTGCCGCAGCTGCGGCTGGCCGCGCAGCCCGCGTTGCGGACGTTGGCCGAGACGGTGGGCGCGACGTCGCACCTGACCGTGGCCGACGGGAGCGAGGCGCAGGCGGTGGCCGTGGTCGAGCCGTCGTGGACGGCCTACCACGTGGCGTACCGGGTCGGGTCCCGTCACCCCGTGCACCGGGGTGCGGCGGGCAAGGCGATCGGCCTGTCCCCGGAGGGGCGGCAGTGGGTCAACTCGACGGGCGAGCTCCAGCCGGGTGCGTTCGGGGTGGCGGCGCCGGTGCGGGGCGTGCCCGGATTGCGGGCCAGCGTGGGCGTGGTGGCCCTGGAGAAGCTGGACGGTGACGTGGTGGGGCCCCACGTCGTGAGGGCGGCTCAGGAGGTCGCTGACGCGTTGCGCTGA
- a CDS encoding RCC1 domain-containing protein, with amino-acid sequence MRSDGTVWAWGQNRRGETGTGSPLGDDVSPAQVVGLTDAVAIAGGVENGYALTADGRAWSWGYDYWGQLGTGAPCADPAACHSGVPVLVAGLTDVVAIGSGSSTALALRADGSVWAWGLNNLAGNLGNGTSGSCTTTPRSEHCLTRAPVRTSISGVSAVSAGGVAMFAIKP; translated from the coding sequence CTGCGCTCGGACGGCACGGTGTGGGCGTGGGGCCAGAACCGGCGGGGTGAGACCGGGACGGGCTCGCCGCTGGGCGATGACGTGTCGCCCGCGCAGGTCGTCGGGCTGACCGACGCCGTCGCCATCGCGGGCGGCGTCGAGAACGGGTACGCCCTCACCGCGGACGGCCGGGCGTGGTCGTGGGGCTACGACTACTGGGGCCAGCTCGGGACCGGCGCGCCGTGCGCCGACCCGGCCGCCTGCCACTCCGGCGTCCCGGTGCTGGTCGCCGGGCTGACGGACGTCGTCGCGATCGGGAGCGGCTCCTCGACCGCCCTCGCCCTCCGCGCCGACGGCTCGGTGTGGGCCTGGGGCCTCAACAACCTCGCGGGCAACCTCGGCAACGGCACGTCCGGCAGTTGCACGACGACGCCCCGGTCGGAGCACTGCCTGACCAGGGCCCCGGTCCGGACCTCGATCTCCGGCGTGTCGGCCGTCAGCGCCGGCGGGGTCGCCATGTTCGCGATCAAGCCGTAG
- a CDS encoding ATP-binding protein — MTTETVLRPAAEQQYAAELAALAAADDRPRPPRWRMSPQAVVTYVLGGKLPDGTVITPKYVGDRRLVEIAVGTLVTDRALLLVGVPGTAKSWLSEHIAAAVSGNSTLVVQGTAGTGEDQVRYGWNYARLIAEGPSEAAVVASPVMTGMREGAVVRVEELTRMPAEVQDSFITILSEKTLPVPELGIQVQAVPGFTVIATANDRDRGVNQMSSALARRFNTVVLPPPATEDDEVQIVSARAAQLGRALQLPAEPPALEEVRRVVRIFRELRNGSTVDGRTELKKPSGSLSTAEAISVVTSGMALAGHFGDGSITADELASGLLGAVVKDRVSDAAAWQEYLEAVVKERVEWRDLYRACQDLVG, encoded by the coding sequence GTGACCACCGAGACCGTGCTGCGGCCCGCCGCGGAACAGCAGTACGCCGCCGAGCTCGCGGCCCTGGCGGCGGCGGACGACCGGCCCCGGCCGCCGCGGTGGCGGATGTCGCCGCAGGCGGTGGTCACCTACGTGCTCGGCGGCAAGCTCCCGGACGGCACGGTGATCACCCCGAAGTACGTCGGCGACCGGCGGCTGGTCGAGATCGCCGTCGGCACGCTGGTCACCGACCGGGCGTTGCTGCTGGTGGGGGTGCCGGGCACGGCGAAGTCGTGGTTGTCCGAGCACATCGCGGCGGCGGTGAGCGGCAACTCGACGCTGGTCGTGCAGGGCACCGCGGGCACGGGCGAGGACCAGGTCCGCTACGGCTGGAACTACGCGCGGCTGATCGCCGAGGGCCCGTCCGAGGCGGCGGTGGTGGCGAGCCCGGTGATGACCGGGATGCGGGAGGGCGCGGTCGTCCGGGTGGAAGAGCTGACCCGGATGCCCGCCGAGGTGCAGGACTCGTTCATCACGATCCTGTCCGAGAAGACGCTGCCGGTCCCCGAGCTGGGCATCCAGGTGCAGGCGGTGCCCGGCTTCACCGTGATCGCCACCGCGAACGACCGCGACCGGGGCGTGAACCAGATGTCGTCGGCGCTCGCCCGGCGCTTCAACACCGTCGTGCTGCCGCCGCCCGCGACCGAGGACGACGAGGTGCAGATCGTGTCGGCGCGCGCCGCCCAGCTGGGCCGGGCGTTGCAGCTGCCCGCCGAGCCGCCGGCGCTGGAGGAGGTGCGCCGGGTGGTGCGGATCTTCCGCGAGCTGCGCAACGGGTCCACTGTGGACGGTCGAACGGAGCTGAAGAAGCCGAGCGGCAGCCTGTCGACGGCCGAGGCGATCTCGGTGGTGACCAGCGGCATGGCGTTGGCCGGGCACTTCGGCGACGGTTCGATCACCGCCGACGAGCTGGCGTCCGGCCTGCTCGGCGCGGTGGTGAAGGACCGGGTGTCGGACGCGGCGGCGTGGCAGGAGTACCTGGAGGCGGTGGTGAAGGAGCGCGTCGAGTGGCGTGACCTGTACCGGGCGTGCCAGGACCTGGTGGGCTGA
- a CDS encoding TMEM165/GDT1 family protein encodes MAPELIALATAFAIVFLAELPDKTMVATLVLTTRYRAWPVFAGVTAAFAIQCVVAATFGGVLTLLPDRVVAAVVAVLFGVGSFLLLKEGFSKDGDEDGAAAAGPGQVTFRRAALTSFGVLFAAEWGDASQLATAALSARYASPVFVGLGAFLALTTVAAIAVLVGRKIATRIPTHLIQRVSGFVFAAFALVAAWQAVLG; translated from the coding sequence GTGGCACCTGAACTCATCGCGCTGGCGACGGCTTTCGCCATCGTCTTCCTGGCCGAGCTGCCGGACAAGACCATGGTCGCCACGCTGGTGCTCACCACGAGGTACCGGGCGTGGCCGGTCTTCGCCGGGGTCACGGCGGCGTTCGCGATCCAGTGCGTGGTGGCCGCGACGTTCGGCGGCGTGCTCACCCTGCTGCCCGACCGGGTGGTCGCGGCCGTGGTCGCGGTCCTGTTCGGCGTCGGGTCGTTCCTGCTGCTCAAAGAGGGTTTCTCGAAGGACGGCGACGAGGACGGCGCGGCGGCCGCCGGGCCGGGTCAGGTGACGTTCCGGCGGGCCGCGCTCACGTCGTTCGGCGTGCTGTTCGCCGCCGAGTGGGGCGACGCCTCGCAACTGGCCACCGCCGCCCTGTCCGCCCGCTACGCCAGCCCGGTGTTCGTCGGCCTGGGCGCGTTCCTGGCGCTGACCACCGTGGCCGCCATCGCGGTCCTGGTGGGCCGCAAGATCGCCACCCGCATCCCGACCCACCTGATCCAGCGGGTGAGCGGCTTCGTGTTCGCCGCGTTCGCCCTGGTCGCCGCGTGGCAGGCGGTCCTCGGCTGA
- a CDS encoding SWIM zinc finger family protein, with product MDAQALLEQAPDGRVASSATRLAGSSGWQGTGRSDTALWGLCEGSGKNPYQVCVDLGDRATKCSCPSRKFPCKHALALQLRDVREPFPPAETPDWVTEWLNRRNRASTPAAADESPEAVERRAKAKEKTALAREAAVRAGVAGLTDWLGDVAGAGLAGLPARDAAWWHSIRARMVDAQAKGLASAVDEVRGIVAAGGPRWAHDAADRLGGLHLLARLSSSPDPVIRRRLGFSVAEEEVRAGPGWSDRWAPLLKAESDDGLVRTVRQWVWGRAHGWVVAVRHAGGGGRPVPPLTHGVQVEGVLHPYPGVPPHRVAVGELSAERQPEPVPAPASWRAALAGLEEGLRADPWLRLHPLGCASVRVTEDTGQLVDEEGRGLQVRSDLALDQALALTGGDRFDAWGLWNGRELRLGAVATPGGAPEVVG from the coding sequence ATGGACGCACAAGCGCTTCTGGAGCAGGCCCCGGACGGCCGGGTGGCGAGCAGCGCCACCCGGCTGGCGGGGTCCTCCGGGTGGCAGGGGACGGGTCGCAGCGACACCGCCCTGTGGGGGCTGTGCGAGGGCAGCGGCAAGAACCCGTACCAGGTATGCGTCGACCTGGGCGACCGGGCGACCAAGTGCTCCTGCCCGTCGCGCAAGTTCCCGTGCAAGCACGCGTTGGCGTTGCAGCTGCGGGACGTGCGCGAGCCGTTCCCCCCGGCGGAGACACCGGACTGGGTGACGGAGTGGCTGAACCGCCGCAACCGGGCGTCCACGCCGGCCGCTGCGGACGAGTCGCCGGAGGCGGTCGAGCGGCGGGCCAAGGCCAAGGAGAAGACGGCCCTGGCCAGGGAGGCCGCGGTGCGCGCCGGCGTGGCCGGGCTGACCGACTGGCTGGGCGACGTGGCCGGCGCGGGCCTGGCGGGGCTGCCCGCCCGGGACGCGGCGTGGTGGCACTCGATCCGGGCGCGGATGGTGGACGCGCAGGCCAAGGGGCTCGCGTCGGCGGTCGACGAGGTGCGCGGGATCGTGGCGGCGGGCGGGCCGCGGTGGGCGCACGACGCGGCGGACCGGCTGGGTGGGCTGCACCTGCTGGCCCGGCTGTCGTCCTCGCCTGATCCGGTGATCCGCCGCCGGCTGGGGTTCTCCGTGGCCGAGGAGGAGGTGCGCGCCGGGCCCGGCTGGTCGGACCGGTGGGCGCCGTTGCTGAAGGCGGAGAGCGACGACGGCCTCGTGCGGACCGTGCGGCAGTGGGTGTGGGGGCGCGCGCACGGCTGGGTGGTGGCGGTGCGGCACGCCGGCGGCGGAGGCCGCCCCGTGCCGCCGTTGACGCACGGCGTGCAGGTCGAGGGGGTGCTGCACCCCTATCCCGGCGTCCCGCCGCACCGGGTCGCGGTGGGTGAGCTGTCGGCGGAGCGGCAGCCGGAGCCGGTGCCCGCGCCGGCGTCGTGGCGCGCCGCGCTGGCCGGCCTCGAGGAGGGCCTGAGGGCCGACCCGTGGCTGCGCCTGCACCCGCTGGGGTGCGCGTCGGTGCGGGTCACCGAGGACACCGGGCAGTTGGTCGACGAGGAAGGGCGCGGTCTGCAGGTCCGGAGCGACTTGGCGCTGGACCAGGCGTTGGCGTTGACGGGCGGCGACCGCTTCGACGCGTGGGGCCTGTGGAACGGCCGCGAACTGCGCCTGGGCGCCGTCGCCACGCCAGGCGGAGCACCGGAGGTGGTGGGATGA
- a CDS encoding fumarylacetoacetate hydrolase family protein has product MSWIEDPAFTADAPFGPQTLPYGVVPGGVAVRVGDQALLLRGLALGERLEPVVATGTLDALLAAGRPTWSELRARLVEIVSATSAPRGAELVGLDGAVLPFAVADYVDFYSSRHHAENVGRIFRPDGAALLPNWTHLPVGYHGRAGTVVVSGTPIVRPHGQRRSSTGPVFGPTGRLDIEAEVGFVCGGPVASRLTPDRAVDHVFGVALVNDWSARDVQAWEYQPLGPFLGKSFATSVSAWITPLEAFAVARVSPPPLGNDVLPYLVEERSWGLDIDLQVEWNGTVVSRPPFREMSWTFAQQLAHLSVNGATVRPGDLIASGTVSGPARDERGSFLELSWGGKEPVVLDDGERTFLEDGDTVRITATAPGEGGSVVGLAEVVGTVVPADER; this is encoded by the coding sequence GTGAGCTGGATCGAGGACCCCGCGTTCACCGCCGACGCGCCGTTCGGGCCGCAGACGCTGCCCTACGGCGTCGTGCCCGGCGGTGTCGCGGTCCGGGTGGGCGACCAGGCGTTGCTGCTGCGGGGACTGGCCCTGGGCGAGCGGCTGGAGCCGGTGGTGGCCACGGGCACGCTGGACGCGCTGCTGGCGGCCGGCAGGCCCACGTGGAGCGAGCTGCGGGCGCGGCTGGTCGAGATCGTCTCGGCCACGTCGGCGCCGCGCGGCGCGGAGCTGGTCGGGCTCGACGGCGCCGTGCTGCCGTTCGCGGTGGCCGACTACGTCGACTTCTACTCGTCCCGCCACCACGCGGAGAACGTCGGCCGGATCTTCCGGCCCGACGGCGCGGCCCTGCTGCCGAACTGGACGCACCTGCCCGTCGGCTACCACGGCCGGGCGGGGACGGTGGTCGTGTCCGGCACGCCGATCGTCCGGCCGCACGGGCAGCGGCGGTCGTCGACCGGTCCGGTGTTCGGGCCGACGGGCCGGCTGGACATCGAGGCCGAGGTCGGGTTCGTCTGCGGCGGGCCGGTCGCGTCGCGGCTGACGCCCGACCGGGCGGTCGACCACGTCTTCGGCGTGGCGCTGGTCAACGACTGGTCCGCGCGGGACGTGCAGGCGTGGGAGTACCAGCCGCTGGGCCCGTTCCTGGGCAAGTCGTTCGCCACGTCGGTCTCGGCGTGGATCACGCCGCTGGAGGCGTTCGCGGTGGCCCGCGTGTCACCGCCGCCGCTGGGCAACGACGTGCTGCCGTACCTGGTCGAGGAGCGCTCGTGGGGCCTCGACATCGACCTCCAGGTCGAGTGGAACGGCACCGTGGTGTCCAGGCCGCCGTTCCGCGAGATGTCGTGGACGTTCGCGCAGCAGCTCGCGCACCTGTCGGTGAACGGCGCTACCGTTCGGCCGGGCGACCTGATCGCCTCGGGCACCGTGTCCGGTCCGGCCCGCGACGAGCGCGGCTCCTTCCTGGAGCTGAGCTGGGGCGGGAAGGAGCCGGTGGTGCTCGACGACGGCGAGCGGACGTTCCTGGAGGACGGCGACACGGTGCGGATCACCGCGACGGCGCCGGGTGAGGGCGGCTCGGTCGTCGGGCTGGCCGAGGTGGTCGGCACGGTCGTGCCCGCCGACGAGAGGTAG